The window TTCCGCCGCCGCCGTGCTGGCCAGCGCCGATGGCGAGATCAAGGCCGACCTGGGCCCAGGCACCATCAGCCAGTTCATCCTGGAGGCCGCCGGCCTGAACCTGGCCAATGCGGTGTTCGCCAAGCTCTATCGCGACCAGCAGGTCAAGCTCCTGTGCGGCGCCGCTGACGTGGCCATCCAGCACGGCCAGGCCACCATCCGGCACGGCATCCTCAACACCGAAGACGCCGCCATCGACGTGGGCGGCCAGGTCGACCTGGGCCGGCAGACCCTGGCCCTGGACATCCACCCGCGCACCAAGCAGGTCCGCATCCTGTCGCTGCGTACGCCCTTGCATGTGCGCGGCAGCTTTTCCCATCCCGAGATCGGCGCCGACAGCGGCGCTCTGGCCGCGCGCGCAGGTGCAGCGGCCGCGCTGGCGCTGGTGGCACCGGTGGCGGCGGTGATCCCCCTGATCTCGCCGGGGCAGGCAGCGTCGGATGACTGCGCCGCACGGGCGCGGTAAGCAAGCGCATGACGAGCCGATCAACATCAACAACAAGGAGACAACATGAAACAGCATGGCGCTGCCGCGCTCACCCTGGCCGGCCTCATCCTTCTGGCAGGCTGCACGACACCCGCCTCCGAGCGTGCGCAGGCCCCGGTGGCCGTGGCCGAGGTCGGCAGCTTCCATATCGGCGGACGCCAGGCCACCCTGGATGGCTTGCCGGCCAAGGAGGTGCGCTTCACGCCCACCTCGCCGCTGACCCGCATCGATCCCAACGGCGAGTTCGAGGTGGGCCAGATGTATGTGCAGTACGTCAGGCTGGCCCCGGCAGCGCGGCGCGCGCCTTATCCCTTGCTGATGTGGCACGGCGGCGGCCTCAGCGGCGTGACCTGGGAGAGCACGCCGGACGGGCGGCCTGGCTGGCAGATGTTCTTCCTGCGGGCCGGGCATGATGTCTACGTCTCGGATGCGGTGGAGCGGGGACGGGCTTCGTGGGCGCGATATCCGGAGCTCTATCGCAGCGAGCCGGTGTTTCGCACCAAGAAGGAGGCCTGGGAACTGTTTCGCATCGGCCCCGCCGGCAGCTACCAGGATGCCGCGCATCGCAGCGCCTATCCGGATACCCAGTTCCCGGTGGCCGCCTTCGACCAGTTCATGAAGCAGGGCGTGCCGCGCTGGCTGACCAATGACGCCGCCACCGAGGCCGCCTACGACGCCCTGGTCCAGCGCGTCTGCCCCTGCGTGCTCATGGTCCATAGCCAGGGCAGTACCTTCGCCTACACGCTGGCCAACCGCTATCCGGAGAAGATCAAGGCGGTGGTCGGTGTCGAGCCCTCCGGCGCCCTCGATCCGGACAAGGTCGATCTGACACCGTTGAGCCGCGTGCCGCTGCTCTTCGTCTGGGGCGACAAGATCGCCGCCACGCCGCGCTGGCAGGGCATCCAGGCGCCGATGAAGAAGATGATCGCCGCCCTCAAGGCCAAGGGCGGACGGGCCGACGAGATCGACCTGCCGGCGCGCGGCATCAGTGGTAACAGCCACCTGATGATGATGGACGCCAACTCCGACCAGATAGCGGCGCTGGTGCAGGACTGGCTGGTGGCGCAAGGACTGGCGGGCCGCTGAGCATGGCGGGCGGCCCGCCGCTGGAGCGAAAGAAATCTGCGATTCCAGGGAGCGTTTTGCTGTTGAGCTGGGTCTGACCGCCCGGATAGATAAAAAACAGAGCACAGGCTGTGCAAGGTGTCGCAGGGGGAATGCATATCGCATCTCATGAGCGCAATTTTGTTCGTCATTGGCGAACATGTCCCAGGGGATTCCATTAAGATGCCCGCAAGCTCTACCTTGGTGATGCTGCATGCTGGCCGATGACGCTCACCGTGTACATTTTTGGACGACGAAAGGCGTTATCTTGGAATTCCAACCGGCCACACAGAGCCCGCCATTGCTGAGCAGCGCTTACCGTCATGCCTTGCTGGAGGCCATCGACGACGGTTTCTGCATCATCGAATTCATCGATGGTCCGCATGGTCCGTTGAGCGACTATGTGCATATCGAGGCCAATTCTGGCTACCACCGGCACACCGGCATCGAAGGCATCGTCGGCAAGCGCCTACGCGAGGTCGAACCCGACAATGCCCAGGTCTGGCTGGACATCTATGGCAAGGTCTTGCTGACCGGCCAGACGGTGCGCTTCGAACAGGAGTTCAAGGCTGCCGCCCGCCACATCGAGGTATCGGCCACCCGGGTGGGACCGGTAGAGATGCGCCAGGTGTCGGTGCTGTTTCGCGACGTCACCGCGCGCCGGCGCACCGAAGCCGCCCTGCGCGAGAACGTCGAGCGCGTCCAGCTGGCCTTGGAGGCCGGGGCCATCATCGGCACCTGGATCTGGGACTTGCCCAGCGACCGTTTCAGCGTGGACGATGGTTTTGCCGCTGCCTTTGGCATTCCCGCCGAACGTGGGCTGGACGGTATCAAGCTCGATGAGCTCATGCTGTCGGTGCATCCGGACGACCGCGAGCTGCTGTCGGCGCGCATCCGCGAAGCGCTGGCGCGTGGTGGCGCCTACGCCCATCAATACCGCACGCGCCGCCGCGATGGCCGTTACTACTGGCTGGAGGCCAATGGCCGGGTGGAGATGACGCCCGACGGCATCCCCAGCAAGTTCCCGGGCGTGCTCATCGACATCGAAGGGCGCCGCGCCGTCGAGGCCGAACGCGACCGCGCCCTGGCGGCCCTGCGCACCCTCAATGAAACCCTGGAACAGCGTGTGGAAGAACGCACCGCCGCCTTGCTCAATGCCGAGGAAGCCCTGCGCCAGGCGCAGAAGATGGAGGCGGTAGGCCAACTGACCGGTGGCCTGGCGCACGACTTCAACAATATCCTGGCCGGTATCAGCGGCAGCCTGGAGCTGATGAAGGTCAGGCTGGCCCAGGGCCGTATCGGCGATATCGAACGTCATCTCAATGGCGCGCAGTCGGCCGTCAAGCGCGCTGCCGCGCTGACGCAGCGCTTGCTGGCCTTTTCGCGCCGGCAGACGCTGGACCCCAAGCCGGCCGACCTCAATCGCATCGTCGCCGGCATGCACGAACTGATCGGCCGCAGCGTCGGCCCGGCCATCGCCGTGGAAACCATCGCCGCCGGCGGACTATGGCATACCTTCGTCGACATCGGTCAGATGGAAAACGCCTTGCTGAACCTGTGCATCAATGCCCGCGACGCCATGCCGCATGGCGGGCGGCTGACCATCGAAACAGCCAACCGCTGGCTGGATGATATCGGCGCCTTGCAGCGCGGCGTGCCGCCGGGCCAGTACGTATCGCTGAGCGTGAGCGACACCGGCGCGGGCATGTCGCCCGAGGTGGTGGCGCGCGCCTTCGATCCCTTCTTCACCACCAAGCCGACCGGCCAGGGAACCGGCTTGGGCCTGTCCATGGTGTATGGCTTCGCCGGACAATCGGGTGGCACCGTACGCATCTATTCCGAGCTGGGGCAGGGGGCCATGGTCTGCATCTACCTGCCGCGCCATGTGGGCGAAGGCGGCGTGGACGACCTGGCCTTGCCGGAGGAAAGCCATGTGCCTGCCGCCCCCGGCAGCAAGACCATCCTGGTGGTGGATGACGAACCGCTGGTGCGCATGGTCACCGTGGAGGTGCTGCGGGACCTGGGCTACAGCGTGCTCGAGGCCGAGGATGGTCCCTCGGCGCTGCGGGTGGTGGAGGCCTGCCAGGAAATCGATCTGCTGCTCACCGATGTGGGCTTGCCCAACGGCATGAATGGCCGCCAGCTGGCCGACGCCATCCGCGCTCCGCGCCCGGACCTGCCGGTGCTGTTCGTGACCGGTTACGCCGAGAACGCCGTGCTCAACCACGGCCACCTGGAGCGCGGCATGCAGGTGCTGACCAAGCCATTCGCCGCCGATGTACTGGCGCGCAGGGTGAAGGAACTGGTGGGGGAAGATGATCCTGGGGGGCACTAGCCGGCCGCGCCAGCAGACGCGGGCGTAACGAGGGCCGAAGCGGGGCCGGAACGAGGGGGGCTGAAGAGCAAGACCATGCAGCTCGCGCCACCCAGCCGGCGTTTCGTCGCATCCCGCTTGGAAGCGGACCAGCAGCAGGGGAACAATGCCGGCATCGCATTTCGGAAAGCGCTGCCATGTCCCTTGCCCCGGTCGTTGTCATTCATCTCACTGCTGCTCTCGCGGCCCTGCTGGTCGGCCCCTTGGCCCTGTGGACCCGGCTGGCCGCACCCGTGCGCCCGCGCTGGCACCGCGCCCTGGGCTATGGCTGGTTCACCTGCATGGTCGCCGTGGTGCTGTCAGCGCTGTTCATCCGTTCACGGGACCTGCCCAATATCGCTGGCTATACGCCGCTGCACCTGCTGGTGCCGGTCACCAGCTTCTTGCTCTATCGCGGACTGGCTGCCGTGATGCGCGGCGACATCGCCGCGCATCGACGCACCATGCAACGCGTCTACATCGGCGCCTGCCTGGTGGCCGGAAGCTTCACGCTGCTGCCGCAGCGTTATCTGGGACAACTGCTCTGGGGACAGTGGCTGGGCTGGTTGTGAGCCGGGCCAGCACCGCTAGAGGGCTGCGCCGAAGAAAGCCCCGATGGCCGCCGTGCAGCCCATGGCCAGCGAACTCCATACACTCACGCGCAACGCCCCTTTCCACAGGCTGGCGCCGCCGGTCTTGGCCGCCACCGCACCCAGCAGCGCCAGCGAGAGCAGGGCGGCGATCACGATGGAGGGCAGCAATGCATTGGCCGGCGCCAGCAGCACCACCACCAGCGGCAGGGCCGCACCGACCGCGAAACTGAGCGCCGACACCACGGCCGCCTGCACCGGGCGCGCGGAGGTGGTCTCGGAAATGCCCAGTTCATCGCGGGCGTGGGCGTCCAGCGCATCGTGCGCCATCAGTTGCGTGGCTACCAGATGCGCTGTTTCCTGGTTCAGGCCGCGCCGCATGTAGATGCCCATCAGCTCGCGGTGTTCGCCTTCGGGGTCGGTGGCCAGCTCTTCCTTTTCCTGGTGCAGCGCGGCCTTTTCACTGTCGGCCTGAGAGTGCACCGAGACATATTCGCCTGTCGCCATCGACATCGCCCCGGCCACCAGCCCGGCCACGCCCGTGAGCAGCACATTGTCGTGGCTGGCCTGGGCCGCCACCACACCGACCAGCAGGCTGGCGGTGGAGACGATGCCGTCGTTGGCGCCCAGGACGGCTGCACGCAGCCAGGAGATGGCGTCGACCTTGTGATGTTCGAGATGGAATTTGGGCATGAGCGCTGAGCCAGGTAGCATTGAATGGCGCAGATTCTAGGGCGTGGGCGCGGGCAAAGCCACGACAATTAGCAAAAATGAAGACAATTCGCATTAAACCGGGCTCATCTTCAGTGATCCTTGCAGCGCTGACAGCGCTGTAGCCGTCCTCGGCGCGGGCTTGTCTGATGGCGCGGCGTGTGGCAGGCGGCTAGGCTGGGACGCTTTGACCCGAGGAGCGCGCCATGACTATCCGACTCAAACCCATCGCCGACCAGACCATCGTCATCACCGGCGCCAGCAGTGGCATCGGGCTGGCCACGGCGCGCCTGGCGGCGGCCCGGCAGGCGCGTCTGGTGCTGGTGGCGCGCGATGCGCAGGCGCTCGAGCGCGTGGCCGCCGAGCTGGACCCCAGCGGCCGCCGCGTCATGCACCTGGCCGCCGACGTGGCCGACCTGGTCGCACTGCAGGCGGTCGCGGCGCAGGCCGTGGAGCGCTTCGGCGGAATCGACACCTGGATCAACAATGCCGGCATTTCCATCTTTGGCCGCCACGAGGAGGTCAGCCTGGAAGACCATCGACGCCTCTTCGAGACCAACTACTGGGGCGTGGTCAACGGCAGCCTGGCGGCGCTGCCGCATCTCAAGGCCAATCCCGAGGGGGCGGTCCTGATCAACCTCGGCAGCGAATTGTCGGACGTGGCGGTGCCCTTGCAAGGCGCCTATTCGGCCTCCAAGCATGCGGTCAAGGGCTTCACCGATTCCTTGCGGGTGGAACTGGCCGAGCAGGGCGCGCGGGTCTCGGTGACGCTGGTGAAACCCGCCGCCATCGATACCCCCTTCACGCGCCACGCCAAGAACTACATGGACGTGCAGCCCAAGCTGCCGCCGCCGGTCTATGCACCGGCCATCGCCGCCGAGGCCATCCTGGTGGCGGCCTGCGCGGTGCGCCGTGACATCTACGTGGGAGCCGCCTCCAGGCTCTTTTCCTCGGCCAACAAATGCGCGCCCGCGCTGGTGGACCAGTACCTGCAATCCTGCATGTTCGCCCAGCAGCGCAGCGACCAGCCGCGCAGCAGCGAGCCCGACCATCTGCATGCCAGCGCAGCCCGCGGGGCGCTGGCCGAACGCGGCGGCGAGCGCTACGTGATGCCGTGCTCGCCCTATACCTGGGCCAGTTCGCGCGCGCCCATGCTGACCCGGCTGGCGCTGCTGGGCACGGTCTGCCTGGCGCTGGGCCGGATGGGCCGGCGCCAGGGACGCTGAATGGCGTCAGCGCGGCGGCAGGCTTTCCAGCAGGCGCAGCGTCTGGAGGATGGAATGCTGGGCCGCCTGCTCCCTGACTGCCTGGCGGTCTCCGGCGAACTGACGGCGGGCGGTGCGCAGGGTCTTGCCCTGGGGGTGATGGATGATCCAGGCGAAGCAGACCGTGCCGGCCGGCGTGCCGTCAGGGGCGTCATCGGGCCCGGCCACGCCGGTATTGGCAATGGCGACGCGGGCGGCGCTGCCCTCCAGGGCGCCCTGGGCCATGCGCTCGGCGATCTCTTCGCTGGTCAGGCCGTAGCGTTGCATATCCGCCCGCGCTACCCGCAACATCACTTCCTTGGCCTGCTCGGTGTAGGTCACGAACG is drawn from Herbaspirillum seropedicae and contains these coding sequences:
- a CDS encoding esterase, whose translation is MKQHGAAALTLAGLILLAGCTTPASERAQAPVAVAEVGSFHIGGRQATLDGLPAKEVRFTPTSPLTRIDPNGEFEVGQMYVQYVRLAPAARRAPYPLLMWHGGGLSGVTWESTPDGRPGWQMFFLRAGHDVYVSDAVERGRASWARYPELYRSEPVFRTKKEAWELFRIGPAGSYQDAAHRSAYPDTQFPVAAFDQFMKQGVPRWLTNDAATEAAYDALVQRVCPCVLMVHSQGSTFAYTLANRYPEKIKAVVGVEPSGALDPDKVDLTPLSRVPLLFVWGDKIAATPRWQGIQAPMKKMIAALKAKGGRADEIDLPARGISGNSHLMMMDANSDQIAALVQDWLVAQGLAGR
- a CDS encoding hybrid sensor histidine kinase/response regulator, which produces MEFQPATQSPPLLSSAYRHALLEAIDDGFCIIEFIDGPHGPLSDYVHIEANSGYHRHTGIEGIVGKRLREVEPDNAQVWLDIYGKVLLTGQTVRFEQEFKAAARHIEVSATRVGPVEMRQVSVLFRDVTARRRTEAALRENVERVQLALEAGAIIGTWIWDLPSDRFSVDDGFAAAFGIPAERGLDGIKLDELMLSVHPDDRELLSARIREALARGGAYAHQYRTRRRDGRYYWLEANGRVEMTPDGIPSKFPGVLIDIEGRRAVEAERDRALAALRTLNETLEQRVEERTAALLNAEEALRQAQKMEAVGQLTGGLAHDFNNILAGISGSLELMKVRLAQGRIGDIERHLNGAQSAVKRAAALTQRLLAFSRRQTLDPKPADLNRIVAGMHELIGRSVGPAIAVETIAAGGLWHTFVDIGQMENALLNLCINARDAMPHGGRLTIETANRWLDDIGALQRGVPPGQYVSLSVSDTGAGMSPEVVARAFDPFFTTKPTGQGTGLGLSMVYGFAGQSGGTVRIYSELGQGAMVCIYLPRHVGEGGVDDLALPEESHVPAAPGSKTILVVDDEPLVRMVTVEVLRDLGYSVLEAEDGPSALRVVEACQEIDLLLTDVGLPNGMNGRQLADAIRAPRPDLPVLFVTGYAENAVLNHGHLERGMQVLTKPFAADVLARRVKELVGEDDPGGH
- a CDS encoding DUF2306 domain-containing protein gives rise to the protein MSLAPVVVIHLTAALAALLVGPLALWTRLAAPVRPRWHRALGYGWFTCMVAVVLSALFIRSRDLPNIAGYTPLHLLVPVTSFLLYRGLAAVMRGDIAAHRRTMQRVYIGACLVAGSFTLLPQRYLGQLLWGQWLGWL
- a CDS encoding VIT1/CCC1 transporter family protein produces the protein MPKFHLEHHKVDAISWLRAAVLGANDGIVSTASLLVGVVAAQASHDNVLLTGVAGLVAGAMSMATGEYVSVHSQADSEKAALHQEKEELATDPEGEHRELMGIYMRRGLNQETAHLVATQLMAHDALDAHARDELGISETTSARPVQAAVVSALSFAVGAALPLVVVLLAPANALLPSIVIAALLSLALLGAVAAKTGGASLWKGALRVSVWSSLAMGCTAAIGAFFGAAL
- a CDS encoding SDR family oxidoreductase, producing MTIRLKPIADQTIVITGASSGIGLATARLAAARQARLVLVARDAQALERVAAELDPSGRRVMHLAADVADLVALQAVAAQAVERFGGIDTWINNAGISIFGRHEEVSLEDHRRLFETNYWGVVNGSLAALPHLKANPEGAVLINLGSELSDVAVPLQGAYSASKHAVKGFTDSLRVELAEQGARVSVTLVKPAAIDTPFTRHAKNYMDVQPKLPPPVYAPAIAAEAILVAACAVRRDIYVGAASRLFSSANKCAPALVDQYLQSCMFAQQRSDQPRSSEPDHLHASAARGALAERGGERYVMPCSPYTWASSRAPMLTRLALLGTVCLALGRMGRRQGR
- a CDS encoding CinA family protein; protein product: MKQDYARLGQLLCQQDMRLVTAESCTAGMVAAALGDVEGCGQWLEGAFVTYTEQAKEVMLRVARADMQRYGLTSEEIAERMAQGALEGSAARVAIANTGVAGPDDAPDGTPAGTVCFAWIIHHPQGKTLRTARRQFAGDRQAVREQAAQHSILQTLRLLESLPPR